The bacterium genomic interval TTCGGTGGGAGGGGCGGTCCGCATGAACGCCGGATTCTTCGGCGTAGAGACCGTTGACGTGATCAGGTCGGCGTCGATCCTGGATGCCGGCTCGGGATCGGTCGTCGAGCGGGAAGCCGGCCGGCTCGGTCTCGGCTACCGGACCAGCAACCTGGGCGCCGATGAGGTCGTGCTCGATGCTTCCTATTCGGTGTGTGAAGGTGATCGGGAGAGGATCGTGGCGCTGATGCGCGAGGCCATTCGCTGGCGGCGCGATCACCAGCCCGGGGGAACCCTCAACGCCGGTAGCGTTTTCCGCAACCCGCCGGGAGACAGCGCCGGGCGGATCATCGACGCGCTGGGGCTGAAGGGGATGCGCCGCGGCGGCGCCCATGTCTCCCCGAAGCACGCCAACTTCTTCGTAGTGGATCCCGGCGGCACCGCGCAGGATGTGTTCAGCCTGGTCCGGGACGTGAGGAAGCTGGTACTCGACATAACGGGAATCCTGCTGGAACCGGAGGTGAGGTTCATCGGGTTTCCACACGATCGAACGGGGCAATCGCCCGGAGGCAACCAGGATTGACCATCGAGCCCCGCATCAAACGTCGGCGCCGGGAGGTCGCCGAACAGCAGGCTCGGACTCGCATCCGGAGGTCCATCTGGATGCTGGTCATCCTGGCCTGTGCCGGCGGTGTGGCGTGGTTCCTGATGTCCCCGTTCATGAGTGTCGAGGAGGTGGCCGTCAGCGGCGCGGTGCGCGTGCCGGTCGAAGACATTCTTCAACGGAGCGGGGTGGTCGAGGGCAGGCCGCTGGTCACCATCCGCGCCCCCACGGTGGAAACCCACCTGATGGAGGATCCCAGGATCGCAGCCGCCTCCGTCAAGCTGGTGTTCCCCACCCGCGTCGAAGTGGTGGTTCGGGAGCGGGTGGACACAGCCTGGATCGACCTGGGGGACAGATGGGGGGTTCTGGCCGACGATGGCGTGGTGCTGGCTTACGCGTCCACGCCGACCACCCGGCTCCCGCAGATCCGCGTGGTCATCGATGACCCCGGGCTGGGCGCCAGGATCGAGGTCCCGGAGGTGGGCGGCGCGCTGGATTTCATCGCGGTCCTGCCGGATGACCTGGCGGAGCGGAGTCTCTTCGAGGCCAGCGACGGCGAGCTGTGGGTCTGGGTGGGTAACCGGATAGCCCGGCTCGGCCTACCCAGCGACATGGCGGCCAAGGCGACCTCGCTCCTCACGATCCTCGACACCGCTCCGGTCGGACTCATCGACGTCACGGCCCCGAGCCGTCCCGCAGTCCGGCCCTGGAAGTCGGTCGGCAGGACGCTGCCCGGACTCGAATACCTTAAGTCTCAACTAGAAGCAGAGATTTATCTAGAACCTTAAGGAATCGGATGGCGTATGCTTCCCGAGTCTCCACTAGAACGCGAAGCTTTGCCTCTAGCATTGGGCGTGTCCGGAGCGGACTGTCAATGCCGAAGCGGTGAATGGAAGGAACGACACACCCAATGACCGTTATCAACGAAAGCCCCCTCCGTAGCTATGTGGCTGTCATCAAGGTGGTCGGGGTGGGTGGCGGCGGCACGAACGCCGTCAACCGCATGATCGAAGCCGGAATCCGGGGAGTGGAGTTCGTCGCCGTGAACACGGACGCGCAGGCACTGCTCATGTCGGAGGCAGATGTCAAGCTCAACATCGGCGGCGAGTTCACGAAAGGACTGGGCGCCGGCGCGGATCCGTCGGTGGGCAGGTCCGCCGCCGAGGACAACAGGGAACAGATCGAGGAAGCGCTGGCCGGTTCGGATCTCGTCTTCGTGACCGCCGGCGAGGGCGGGGGAACGGGAACGGGCGCCGCACCCGTGGTGGCCGATGTCGCCCGCAACCTCGATGCCCTGACCGTCGCGGTCGTCACCAGGCCCTTCGGATTCGAGGGTCATCGCCGTTCCAAGCTGGCCGAGCAGGGCATAGCCGCGCTCAGGGAGGCGGTCGACGCCATGATCGTCATCCCGAACGACAACCTGCTGGCCGAGGCTGATCGCTCCACCACGATGATGGAGGCTTTCGCGATGGCCGACCAGGTCTTGACGGACGGGGTCAACGGCATCGCCCAGATCATCACCACACCCGGCCTCATCAACGTGGACTTCGCGGATGTCAAGACGGTTCTGGGCGGAGCCGGCGCGGCCGTGCTCGGTATCGGACGGGCATCGGGCGAGAGTCGGGCGCTGCAGGCGGCCCAGCAGGCGATGTCCAGCCCCTTGCTCGAAACCACGATGGACGGGGCCAAGGGTGTCCTGCTCTCGATTTGCGGCCCGCCCGATATGACCCTCGCCGAGGTGAGCGAGGCGGCCATGGCCGTCCAGGACCACGCCGAGTCCGATGCCCAGATCATCTTCGGTGCTACCTCCGACGAGTCGGTCGGCGAGGAGGTGCGCGTCACCGTGATCGCCGCCGGGGTGGGATCGCCTTCCGCGGGTCCGTCCGGATCGGGAGCGTCAAGGCGCACCCCGTACTCCGACCGATCGGAGGGCGTTTTCCGGTCGGCCGAGGATGATCCGCTGGACATACCCGACTGGCTCCGGGAATAGAACGCACACGGAGACGCCGGGGACATCCGGCCGGTCGACGGTGCTGATCCGGCCTCCCCGGTTCCGCGGCGCCGCATTCACCACCGCCGCGGCCGGCGACATGTTGTCCGGTGATCGCGAGACGGTATCAAGGACGCTCGGGGTCCCATCCGAGTGGGCTTCGCTCCGCCAGGTTCATGGGGCGGAGGTACTGACCGTCACCGAACCGGGCCGGGCCGGGCCCGGCGACGCCCTCGTTAGTAGCGCAAAGGCTCTGCCTCTGGCCGTCATGACCGCCGACTGCGCAGGCGTGGTGCTGGAGACCGAGAATGCCGTGGGTGTGGCGCACGCCGGATGGAGGGGGGTGGTGGCCGGCGTGGTAGCGGCGACAGCCCGCCGTCTGGAGGGTCTGGGAAGGCGGCCCGGTCCGGTGTTGAGGGCTGCCATCGGTCCGTTGATCGGGCCCTGCTGTTTCGAGGTCGGTCCGGAAGTCGCCGTCCTGTTCCGTGACAGGCACGTCAAGTCCACCGGTGGCATGACGACCGTTGATCTGGCGACCGCCGTCCGTGAGCAGGTCCCGCAGGCCGAGTGGTGGTCGGCCGAGGCGTGTACTCGCTGCGAGGAGGGTTGGTTCTCGTTCCGGGCCGACCGCACCAAGCATCGCTTGGCGGCCTTGGGATGGATTCCGTGAGCGTGGCCGTCCGCCTGCGCGAGGTGGTCCGGCGCGTCGAGGACGCTGCCCGCCGGTCGGGCCGGGACCGCGACGACGTGAGGATCGTGGCGATCGGCAAGGGCCGCCCACCCGCCGTACTGGAGGAGGCCATCGCCGCCGGACATCTGGTGTTCGGTGAGAACCGGGGGCAGGAGTTGGCGTCGAAGGCCGGCCGGCTCCCGAGCAACCTCGAATGGCACTTCGTGGGCCCGCTCCAGACCAACAAGGTGCGGATGGTCCGGCCGCTGGTGGCCCTGCTGCACTCCTTCGACCGCGATCGGCTGGTGAAGCCATGGCTGCGCGGCGCGGACCGGCCCCCACCGACCCTGCTACAGGTCAACATCGGGAGGGAGCCCCAGAAGTCGGGGGTCCAACCCGATCTCGTGGTCGAGACTTTCGAGCGGTGGGAAGCGGCGGGGGTCCCGCTGGCCGGAGTGATGGCGATACCTCCGATCGGCGCGAGACCAGAGGATTCCCGCCCCTACTTCGTCCGGATGCGGGAGATCAGGGACGAGCTGTCCGCCCGGCTGGGGCGTCCTATGGCGCTTAGCATGGGCATGACGGACGATTTTGAGGTGGCGATCGAGGAAGGATCCACCATCGTTCGCATCGGACGGGCTATCTTTGGGCCCTGAGCCGTAGCGGTACAGAAATGAGCGCCATGAACAAACTGCTGACATGGATGGGTCTCGTGGACGAAGGAGAGCCCTCCCTGAACCCCGGTTACGGAACCCGGACCGACATGCCCAGCCGCCGGCCTCCGCCGCGGAGCCAGTTCCGCATAGTGGACGATCAGCCGCAGACACCGGCTGACCGGAGTTCCCGGATCGCCGAGCCGGTCCCTCCCTACCAGCGGCCCGCGGTGGTTTCCGCACGCGGCGACTCGGATGTCATCGTGCGGGGTCCGGAGGCGGCCGTCATCTCGGCCAGCTACACCGAGATACTCGAGGCCCGCGGATTCGATGACGTGAGGAAGGTCGCCGACGTACTCCGGGAACAGGTTCCGGTGGTGGTGAACCTGAAGAGTCTCGATCCTCCGACGGTACGGAGGTTGGTCGACTTCCTGTGCGGCCTCGTGTATGCGTTGGAGGGGACCATCCAGAAACCGGCCGCGGGAGTCCTGCTGGTGCGCCCCCCGAGGGTCACGATCACCCGGCAGGAGTTACAGCGCCTGGCCTCCCTGGGCCTGTACGACATCGACGTCTGAGGCGGGCTTGATCCGGCTGATCTGCAATCTGCTGCAGCTCTACGTGGTTGCGATCGTCGCCCGGGCCGTCCTGAGCTGGATCGAGGTTCCCGGCGATCACCCGGTCGGCCGGGCGGTGGCGGTGCTCTCGCGGATCGTGGATCCGCCGCTCCGGCCGCTCCGGCGCTCCCTTCCCGCCATCCCTGTGGGGGGTGTCAGGTTGGATCTGTCGCCGATCATCCTGATCGTGGCGATAATGATCGTGGCGAGGATCATATGCAGATGACGAGGATGGTATGCGGATAAGTTCGAACGAGGTCCAGGCGGTCAAGTTCTCGGTTGCCCTGCGCGGGTACGCCGAGGACGAGGTCGACGCCTTTCTCGACATCGTGGTCAAGACGATCTCCGAGTACGAGGGACTCCACGACCGGCTGCAGCGTGAGGTAGGGCGGCTGCGGGCGGCGCTCGACGAATGCCGGGAGAACCGGATCGCGGAGGGTTCAGCCAAGGCCCGGACCGTGGTGACCGTCCAGGCCGATGAGGCCGTGGCCCGGGTTCGGGAAGTGATCGACGAGGCCGCTCGGACATCGGAACAGATGGTTGAGAACGTGCTGGAGGCGGGCGAGCACCTTCTGGACCAATTCCGCGCCGCCATGACACCTGGAGAGCAGCAGGACGGTCCCGTCCCGCGTTGAAGAGCGGTCCGCCGAGGGGTTCCAGATGTCGCATCCATCGTACGAAGGGTCGCCGCCCGTGACATCCCTGCCGCGCCGCGCCGACGTGGCGGTGATCGGTGGCGGCGTGGTCGGGCTGTGCGTCGCATACGAGTTGGCGGCGCATGGTCGCCAGGTGGTCGTCATCGACGGGGGACGGATCGGGCGCGGTAGCGCCGCCGGCAACGCCGGGTTGATCACCCCGAGCCACCTGATCCCCATGGCCGCCCCCGGCGTGCTGTCCGGCGTGGTGGGTGGGATGATCCGGCGGACCGGTCCGGTCACCGTGCGTCCGTCGATCGACCCGTCGTACCTGCGCTGGATGATCCGGTTTGCCCGCAATTGCAACTCCCGGGCCGCCCATGCGGGGGCGATCGCCCTGTCCACACTCGGGTTCCTCAGCGCCGACCTGGCGGTGCAGTGGATCAGGCGTGAAAGCATCGAGTGTTCCTACCAGAAGTCGGGACTCCTGTACGCCTACGGAGATCCGGCGGCCTTCGAAGCCTCTCGGCACGAGGCCGACACGATGGAGCGGTACGGCGTCACCGTCGAGAGATACGACGCCGCCGAACTCCGCGAGCAGGAGCCTGCACTCGACGAGGGGGTCGTCGGGGGATTCCGGTGCGTGGATGATGCCGGTCTGGATCCCGCCCGCTTCATGTCGGGAATCGTGTCGGTGCTCTCCGAACGCGGGGTCGTGTTCGTTCCCCAAACGCGGCTGCTGGACTTCCGGACCTCGGACGGCGGGGTGGACCGCCTGGTGACCGCGCGGGGCGACCTGGCGGCTGACGAGGTTGTGATCGCCACCGGCGCGTGGACCCCCGGCGTGGCCGCCCTGCTCGGTGAGTCGATCCCCATCCAGGCCGGTAAGGGTTACAGCATGACGGTGGCGGCGCCCCGCCAAGGTCCTCGCAACAACATCCTGTTGGGAGACCGATGGGTGGCGGTGAACCCGATCGGAGACCAACTGCGGATGAGCGGCTGGCTCGAGTTGGGCCGCCTCGACACTCGGCCGTCGTTACGCCGGCTGGCCACGGTGGAGGCCAACGTTCGATCCCGCGTCCGGCTCGACCCCGAGCTCACGGTGCTGGAAAGATGGGCGGGTCTGCGACCGGTGACGCCCGACGGGCTTCCCATCATCGGCCGGTCACCCGGCTGGCGCAACGTGACCTACGCCGTCGGGCACGGCAAGCTCGGCCTGTCGCACGGGCCGGTAACCGGCCGGCTGGTGGCCCAGATCATCTGCGACCGACCCACCGACCTCGAGCTGGATCCCTTCTCGCCCCGCCGGTTCGGCTAGAGGGCTAGCCGGCTGCCTTCTCGAGGCGCACCGAGAGGGCGCTCTCACCGATCTCGAACCGTGTCCCGCCTTGCACGGGCCCGGGGAGGATCTCCACAGCCAGCACCTCGCCGGCGATGAATCCGGCGTGGGTCTGAACGGCCTCGGCAAGGAGGTCGTCGTCGGTGTGATACCGGAGCCCGATCCGGTCGGTGACCTCGAGCCCGAGGTCGCGCCGGGCGCGCTGGATCCGTGACACCACCTCGCGGGCCAGGCCCTCGCTCCGCAGTCCGCCGGTGAGCACCGTGTCGAGCGCCACCGACAGCGAACCATCCGACGCCACAGCCAGTCCCGGAAGGGGGTTCCTGGTGATGACCACGTCGTCGGCGCTCAACTCGTGGCCGGCGATGGTCATCGCGCCCGCTTCGAGCAGGGACGCCACCTCGTCCGACGGCAGTCCCGCCAGCGCGGCCGCGACCTCCCGGACCGCGGCGCCGAGGCGGGGACCCAGGCGCTTGTAGTTGGCCTTGGCCGCCAGCTCGACCACCGACAGCTCGTCTTCACGGGTGCCGATCTCCTTGACGTTCAGCTCCTCGGCGATCACCGCGCCGTGGCGATGGACCGCGGCCGTCACGTCGGGATCGCGGGTGACCACCGCCAGCCGCGCCAGGGGCTGGCGAACACCGATCGAGTGATACGACCGCAGCGACCGGCCGAGCGTCACCACCGTGCGGGCTACATCCATCGACCGCTCGAGGTCCTCGTCGATCGTGTCCTCGTCCACCACCGGGTAGTCGGTGTGATGGACGCTGGAGGCTTCCGGTACCAGGCCGGTGTGGATCTCCTCGGTGATGAAGGGCAGGACCGGCGCCAGCAGGCGGCTGAAGGTCACCAGCACCTCGTAGAGGGTGGCGAAGGCAGCCTGCTTGTCGGCCTCGTTGCCCTCCCGAGCCCGCCAGAACCGGCGCCTCGACCTTCTCACGTACCAGTTGGTCAGGTCGTTGACGAAGCCGAGAGCCGGGCCCACCACGGCATAGAGGTAGTAGCCCTCCATCAACTCGTTGGTCCGCCGGATCAGCGACTGCAGGACGCTCAGTATCCAGCGGTCGATCTCGGGCCGGTCGGCGGGGACGGGCGCCGACCTGAGGTCTTCGAACCGGATACCGTCCGCCTCGGCATAGGTGGTGAAGAAGGAATAGGCGTTCCAGAACGGCAGGATCACCGTCCGCACCACCTCGCGCACCCCCGCCTCGGAGAAGCGGAGCGGCTCGGCCCGCAGTACCGGCGAGTCGATCAGGTAGGCCCGGACCGCGTCTCCCCCGTACCGGTCCAGAACTGCGGAGGGCTCGGGGTAGTTCTTGAGACGCTTGGACATCTTGCGCCCGTCCTCCGCCAGGATCATGCCGTTGACGACGCAGTTGCGGAACGCGACCTCGTCGAACAGGGCGGCGGCCAGTACATGGAGGGTGTAGAACCATCCCCGGGTCTGATCGAGACCCTCGGCGATGAAGTCGGCGGGGAACGTCCGCGGGAAACGTTCCTCGTTCTCGAACGGGTAGTGATACTGGGCGTATGGCATCGACCCGGACTCGAACCAGCAGTCCAGCACTTCGGGCACGCGGGCCATGACACCTGGCCGGTCCGTGCATGACGGGCAGGAATAGGTCACCTCGTCGACCACGTGCTTGTGGAGGTCCTCCAGCCACACGCCGGACCGTTCGGCCAGATCTTCCCGGCCACCCATGCACTCCTGGTAGCCACAGGAGTCGCACTCCCAGACCGGGATGCAGCTCCCCCAGAACCGGTTGCGGGAGACCGCCCAGTCCCGGGCGTCCTCCAGCCAGTTGCCGAACCGGTTGGCCCCTACCGGCCCCGGAACCCAATGGATGGATCCGTTCAGCTCCACCATCCGGTCGCGGACCGCCTCGACCCGCACGAACCAGGTTGGGATGGCCTTGTAGATGAGCGGCTGATCGGTGCGGTAGCAGAACGGGTAGGAGTGGACGATCTGCTCATTCTTCAGCAGCGCTCCCGATTCCCGGAGGAGGCCGATGATGGTGTCGGCCGCTTCGAACACGTGGAGCCCGGCCAGGTCGGGGGTGGCGGCGGTGAACCTCGCCTCGAGGTCGACCGGATCGACGATTGCGTCCAGGTCCGCGTCCGCCAAGGCGTAGAGGTCCTCCTCGCCGTAGGCGGGCGCCATATGGACCAGGCCGGTTCCCTCGTCGGTGGTCACCGACGGGCTGGGGATCACCCGGAAGGCCCTCCGGGCGGCACGATCCTCGAAGTAGGGGAGGGGCGGCCGGTAGCGCACCCCCATCAGCTCGCTGCCGGAGGCGACCGCAGCCGGCCGCCGGGCCTCGCCGAAGACCTCCTCCACCCGGCCGGCAGCCACCCAGTAGCGGCCTCCGCCGTCCTCGATCGCCACGTAGTCGATGTCGGGGCCGACTGCCACCGCCAGGTTGCCCGGAAGCGTCCAGGGAGTGGTGGTCCAGATGGTCAGGTAGTCGCCGGGGCGGGCCGGCCCGCTCGGGTCGGGGGTGTCGAGGATCTCCAAGCGGACCGTGACGGCGGGGTCGGGGTGGTCGCGATAGCCGCCCAGGCTCACCTCGAAGTTGGACAGGGTGGTGCCGGCGGCCCACGAGTAGGGAAGTACCTTGAAGGCCCGGTAGACGAGACCTTTGTCCCACAGCGCTCGGAACACCCACCAGACGCTCTCCATGAACTCGGGGTCCATGGTCTTGTAGTCGTTCCTGAAGTCGACCCAGCGGCCTATGCGGCGGGTTATGCCCTCCCAGTCGGCGGTGGTGACCTCGACCATCCGGCGGCAGGCGTCGTTGAAGACGGTCACGCCCAGCTCCTCGATCTGGCGGGGGCCGGAGATGCCGAGCTGCTGCTCGACCTCCATCTCGACCGGCAAGCCGTGGGTGTCCCAGCCGAAGCGGCGTTCCACCCGGTGTCCCCGCATGGTCCAGTAGCGGGGAACGATGTCCTTGATGATCCCGGCCAGGATGTGGCCGTAGTGGGGGCTCCCGGAGGCGAACGGGGGGCCGTCGTAGAACGTGTACTCGTGCTCGCGGGGTCGCATCTCGACGGAGGCCTGGAAGGCCCCGGTCTCGTCCCAACGCTCCAGGATGCGCGCGTCGAGGGCCGGGAGGTCGAGCCCGGGAGGCACTCGGGTGAAGTCGGAGACCGGCGCGGAGTCGGGTTTGCTACCTGGCATGATCCTGTGAGTAGCTGCGGGCGCCATCGTACCCGTAGCGGTTGGCGGTGCCGGAACCGGCCGGCCGGAGCGGAGCGATCCCAGCGACCGGGTTCCGGACCTGCTAGCTTCGGTCGGCCCCCACAGTCGCGCCGGAGGAAGAGCAGTATGGCTTCTCGACGCAAGCTGGCCGAGTCCACACTCGCACGTTTCAAGAGGCTCCTCGAGGAGAGGGAGCGGAGCCTGGTGTCGGTCATCGCCGACCACGAAGCCGAGCGGAGCGAGGTCAGGATGGCTGAGACCGCCGCTGAGCGCCGACCCGATCCGGACTCGGCCGATGGCGGCGCGATGGCCTTCGAGTTCGAGAAGGAACTGTCGGTGGACCGCAACAGCCGTGACCTGCTCGGCCAGGTCCGTAACGCCCTCCAGTCACTGGAGGACGGCACCTACGGCGACTGCCGGGTATGTGGAAGCTCCATCCCGGTGGCGCGCCTGCGGGCCCTTCCGCAGACCAGCCTGTGCGTGAAGTGCGCGTCGCGCCGGCGCTGACCAGCCGACGTATCAGCGCCGGCCTCCTAGGCGGGGCCGTTCTGGTAGCCGATCAGATCAGCAAGCTGTGGGCGCGAACGGCGTTGGCCGACCACGACCTCGTGATCATTCCCGGCTGGTTCCGGCTCGCGGTCACCGAGAACTCGGGGGCGGCTTTCTCGCTGTTCCAGGGTTACGGC includes:
- the murB gene encoding UDP-N-acetylmuramate dehydrogenase, translating into MQGWDGLVAGGHVRAGVELSRLTTYKLGGPARWFCEPGNVEELRSVSLAARARGIEMVVMGRGSNLVVSDDGYPGLVIRLGAGFRQVAVDREERIVRAGAAVSLPVLARRMADESLSGLEFYVGIPGSVGGAVRMNAGFFGVETVDVIRSASILDAGSGSVVEREAGRLGLGYRTSNLGADEVVLDASYSVCEGDRERIVALMREAIRWRRDHQPGGTLNAGSVFRNPPGDSAGRIIDALGLKGMRRGGAHVSPKHANFFVVDPGGTAQDVFSLVRDVRKLVLDITGILLEPEVRFIGFPHDRTGQSPGGNQD
- a CDS encoding FtsQ-type POTRA domain-containing protein; the encoded protein is MTIEPRIKRRRREVAEQQARTRIRRSIWMLVILACAGGVAWFLMSPFMSVEEVAVSGAVRVPVEDILQRSGVVEGRPLVTIRAPTVETHLMEDPRIAAASVKLVFPTRVEVVVRERVDTAWIDLGDRWGVLADDGVVLAYASTPTTRLPQIRVVIDDPGLGARIEVPEVGGALDFIAVLPDDLAERSLFEASDGELWVWVGNRIARLGLPSDMAAKATSLLTILDTAPVGLIDVTAPSRPAVRPWKSVGRTLPGLEYLKSQLEAEIYLEP
- the ftsZ gene encoding cell division protein FtsZ translates to MTVINESPLRSYVAVIKVVGVGGGGTNAVNRMIEAGIRGVEFVAVNTDAQALLMSEADVKLNIGGEFTKGLGAGADPSVGRSAAEDNREQIEEALAGSDLVFVTAGEGGGTGTGAAPVVADVARNLDALTVAVVTRPFGFEGHRRSKLAEQGIAALREAVDAMIVIPNDNLLAEADRSTTMMEAFAMADQVLTDGVNGIAQIITTPGLINVDFADVKTVLGGAGAAVLGIGRASGESRALQAAQQAMSSPLLETTMDGAKGVLLSICGPPDMTLAEVSEAAMAVQDHAESDAQIIFGATSDESVGEEVRVTVIAAGVGSPSAGPSGSGASRRTPYSDRSEGVFRSAEDDPLDIPDWLRE
- a CDS encoding polyphenol oxidase family protein, with the translated sequence MLIRPPRFRGAAFTTAAAGDMLSGDRETVSRTLGVPSEWASLRQVHGAEVLTVTEPGRAGPGDALVSSAKALPLAVMTADCAGVVLETENAVGVAHAGWRGVVAGVVAATARRLEGLGRRPGPVLRAAIGPLIGPCCFEVGPEVAVLFRDRHVKSTGGMTTVDLATAVREQVPQAEWWSAEACTRCEEGWFSFRADRTKHRLAALGWIP
- a CDS encoding YggS family pyridoxal phosphate-dependent enzyme gives rise to the protein MSVAVRLREVVRRVEDAARRSGRDRDDVRIVAIGKGRPPAVLEEAIAAGHLVFGENRGQELASKAGRLPSNLEWHFVGPLQTNKVRMVRPLVALLHSFDRDRLVKPWLRGADRPPPTLLQVNIGREPQKSGVQPDLVVETFERWEAAGVPLAGVMAIPPIGARPEDSRPYFVRMREIRDELSARLGRPMALSMGMTDDFEVAIEEGSTIVRIGRAIFGP
- a CDS encoding cell division protein SepF, with the protein product MNKLLTWMGLVDEGEPSLNPGYGTRTDMPSRRPPPRSQFRIVDDQPQTPADRSSRIAEPVPPYQRPAVVSARGDSDVIVRGPEAAVISASYTEILEARGFDDVRKVADVLREQVPVVVNLKSLDPPTVRRLVDFLCGLVYALEGTIQKPAAGVLLVRPPRVTITRQELQRLASLGLYDIDV
- a CDS encoding YggT family protein, which encodes MIRLICNLLQLYVVAIVARAVLSWIEVPGDHPVGRAVAVLSRIVDPPLRPLRRSLPAIPVGGVRLDLSPIILIVAIMIVARIICR
- a CDS encoding DivIVA domain-containing protein: MRISSNEVQAVKFSVALRGYAEDEVDAFLDIVVKTISEYEGLHDRLQREVGRLRAALDECRENRIAEGSAKARTVVTVQADEAVARVREVIDEAARTSEQMVENVLEAGEHLLDQFRAAMTPGEQQDGPVPR
- a CDS encoding FAD-dependent oxidoreductase gives rise to the protein MTSLPRRADVAVIGGGVVGLCVAYELAAHGRQVVVIDGGRIGRGSAAGNAGLITPSHLIPMAAPGVLSGVVGGMIRRTGPVTVRPSIDPSYLRWMIRFARNCNSRAAHAGAIALSTLGFLSADLAVQWIRRESIECSYQKSGLLYAYGDPAAFEASRHEADTMERYGVTVERYDAAELREQEPALDEGVVGGFRCVDDAGLDPARFMSGIVSVLSERGVVFVPQTRLLDFRTSDGGVDRLVTARGDLAADEVVIATGAWTPGVAALLGESIPIQAGKGYSMTVAAPRQGPRNNILLGDRWVAVNPIGDQLRMSGWLELGRLDTRPSLRRLATVEANVRSRVRLDPELTVLERWAGLRPVTPDGLPIIGRSPGWRNVTYAVGHGKLGLSHGPVTGRLVAQIICDRPTDLELDPFSPRRFG
- the ileS gene encoding isoleucine--tRNA ligase, producing MPGSKPDSAPVSDFTRVPPGLDLPALDARILERWDETGAFQASVEMRPREHEYTFYDGPPFASGSPHYGHILAGIIKDIVPRYWTMRGHRVERRFGWDTHGLPVEMEVEQQLGISGPRQIEELGVTVFNDACRRMVEVTTADWEGITRRIGRWVDFRNDYKTMDPEFMESVWWVFRALWDKGLVYRAFKVLPYSWAAGTTLSNFEVSLGGYRDHPDPAVTVRLEILDTPDPSGPARPGDYLTIWTTTPWTLPGNLAVAVGPDIDYVAIEDGGGRYWVAAGRVEEVFGEARRPAAVASGSELMGVRYRPPLPYFEDRAARRAFRVIPSPSVTTDEGTGLVHMAPAYGEEDLYALADADLDAIVDPVDLEARFTAATPDLAGLHVFEAADTIIGLLRESGALLKNEQIVHSYPFCYRTDQPLIYKAIPTWFVRVEAVRDRMVELNGSIHWVPGPVGANRFGNWLEDARDWAVSRNRFWGSCIPVWECDSCGYQECMGGREDLAERSGVWLEDLHKHVVDEVTYSCPSCTDRPGVMARVPEVLDCWFESGSMPYAQYHYPFENEERFPRTFPADFIAEGLDQTRGWFYTLHVLAAALFDEVAFRNCVVNGMILAEDGRKMSKRLKNYPEPSAVLDRYGGDAVRAYLIDSPVLRAEPLRFSEAGVREVVRTVILPFWNAYSFFTTYAEADGIRFEDLRSAPVPADRPEIDRWILSVLQSLIRRTNELMEGYYLYAVVGPALGFVNDLTNWYVRRSRRRFWRAREGNEADKQAAFATLYEVLVTFSRLLAPVLPFITEEIHTGLVPEASSVHHTDYPVVDEDTIDEDLERSMDVARTVVTLGRSLRSYHSIGVRQPLARLAVVTRDPDVTAAVHRHGAVIAEELNVKEIGTREDELSVVELAAKANYKRLGPRLGAAVREVAAALAGLPSDEVASLLEAGAMTIAGHELSADDVVITRNPLPGLAVASDGSLSVALDTVLTGGLRSEGLAREVVSRIQRARRDLGLEVTDRIGLRYHTDDDLLAEAVQTHAGFIAGEVLAVEILPGPVQGGTRFEIGESALSVRLEKAAG
- a CDS encoding TraR/DksA C4-type zinc finger protein; this encodes MASRRKLAESTLARFKRLLEERERSLVSVIADHEAERSEVRMAETAAERRPDPDSADGGAMAFEFEKELSVDRNSRDLLGQVRNALQSLEDGTYGDCRVCGSSIPVARLRALPQTSLCVKCASRRR